Proteins encoded within one genomic window of Bufo gargarizans isolate SCDJY-AF-19 unplaced genomic scaffold, ASM1485885v1 original_scaffold_2212_pilon, whole genome shotgun sequence:
- the LOC122924078 gene encoding zinc finger CCCH domain-containing protein 3-like: MAEEKESLRRQIQLLQGLINSHKNIHGDAPANPRWQPPAQPCGGYRQPNQSSWRKKYSLVNRTAQAADASAVSAGESGARKVPSAIIVSEKLGQTTLSGNKDKPADASAFKWQSAAAQGGRARPKPSVTASVPSTSVSMGPRPLDSGGHKEILRGASKTQQKVSWTPLNRSSPAQVPAAAQPPLKKTPVSLPKTEVKCAPPKPSAASSHRTPSAPQKSNETSKSQKAKYIWVADSRKAPPAAKKVSPRRASAEEKSLEATAAVKGKKNGANPKAPALKSRYKWKAENLVSSREAPVTPALQRGAPRPSSATPQHSKAPAVMAAAASFRSSPHSGYKVKSKTKIIRRRSTSRSPADKKSPEAPLMVKSRYSLRRRSSPRMKSPSTVKRSSPRGLVHISKHRLRRLPPPGKQQPSPTRE; this comes from the exons ATGGCCGAGGAGAAGGAGTCTCTAAGGAGGCAAATCCAGCTGTTACAAG GTCTGATCAACAGTCATAAAAATATCCACGGCGATGCCCCCGCAAATCCAAGATGGCAGCCGCCGGCCCAGCCCTGTGGAGGATACCGGCAGCCAAATCAGAGCAGCTGGAGGAAGAAGTATTCACTGGTTAATCGGACAGCGCAAGCAGCGGACGCCTCCGCCGTGTCTGCGGGTGAGAGCGGCGCCCGAAAAGTACCCTCAGCCATTATCGTCTCCGAAAAATTGGGGCAGACAACGTTATCCGGAAACAAGGACAAGCCAGCTGACGCGTCCGCCTTCAAATGGCAAAGTGCCGCCGCTCAAGGTGGTCGGGCGCGTCCTAAACCCTCGGTGACGGCCTCTGTGCCATCCACATCTGTATCGATGGGGCCCCGACCCTTAGACTCAGGGGGCCACAAGGAAATCCTCAGGGGAGCGTCCAAGACGCAGCAGAAAGTGTCCTGGACGCCATTGAATAGAAGTTCTCCAGCTCAGGTACCGGCAGCAGCCCAGCCCCCCTTGAAGAAGACCCCTGTGTCCCTCCCCAAGACTGAAGTGAAATGTGCACCCCCCAAACCCAGCGCCGCGTCCTCACACCGGACCCCGAGCGCCCCCCAGAAAAGCAATGAAACCTCCAAAAGTCAGAAGGCGAAATACATCTGGGTGGCGGATTCTCGTAAAGCCCCCCCTGCTGCCAAGAAAGTCAGTCCCAGGAGGGCGTCTGCTGAGGAGAAGTCCCTCGAGGCCACAGCTGCGGTGAAAGGGAAGAAAAATGGCGCAAACCCAAAGGCACCGGCCCTCAAGAGTCGATACAAGTGGAAAGCCGAGAACCTTGTGTCTTCCCGAGAAGCTCCGGTCACTCCCGCCTTACAGAGGGGGGCTCCGAGGCCCAGCTCAGCGACTCCCCAACATAGCAAGGCTCCAGCAGTGATGGCGGCCGCAGCCTCGTTCAGGAGCTCGCCACATTCCGGCTACAAGGTGAAAAGCAAAACGAAGATCATTAGGAGAAGGAGCACGTCAAG GTCTCCTGCAGATAAGAAGTCTCCTGAGGCTCCTCTGATGGTGAAGAGCCGTTACTCGCTGCGCAGGCGGAGCTCTCCTCGCATGAAATCTCCGTCTACAGTGAAAAGAAGTTCCCCCCGGGGTCTGGTCCACATCTCCAAACACCGACTACGAAGACTGCCCCCTCCTGGCAAGCAGCAGCCTTCCCCCACCCGAGAAG